The sequence CTGAGCAAACACTGCGAATAAGACATAATCCTTATGCTTAAAGATTAGCATTAAAATATTTGACTGCAATAGTCTGGGAAGCTACTTACTCTGAGAGAAGCAAGGCAAACTTCTGGGAGGTAGTAACAGAGATGTTAGGAAGTACCAGGAAATTTTAACTGAGAAAAAGGATTAGAGCATAAGGAATgggaaaggggaaagaaatggcactTTCTAGGAAGAGGAGCTGCAAGTGCAAAAGCCTAGAGGCAAGAGGAAACACaatttcctggagaatttcaactGAATCAACATGGAGGGATTTGGGGTCcagacagggacagaggagggtgcAGAGGCTAGGAACCACAGGCAGAAATGAGGCAGGGGAGGTCAGCTGGCCAGATGATGAACTGATTTGGAGGGCAATCGATAAAGTATGTTAATAGCCAAAAGGGAGGAACAACTTAaacgtccactgacagatgaatggctaaagaaaatgtaatataaatataatggaattttattcaactataaagagaaagaaatctggTCCTATGCTACAACATGTAAGAAATTGGTATACACTGTGTTAAGTGAAGTCAGCCACAGAAGTCTAAATACTACATGATTTCTCTTATGtcatctaaagtagtcaaattgtAGCAGAAAGAATAGTGGCTTCCAGGGGCTGCTGGGATGTGGAAAAGAAGAGCTGCTGTTGAGTGAGTATAAAGTCTCAGTCATGCCAAATGGGAAAGTTCAGGAGATCTGCTGTAcaacatttaaaactttaaaagagtAGATCACATGTTGTTTTTACCaccaataaaaaaaagagagtaatTGAACAAAAATCTCTGTAAACTGGTTTCTATATAGTGCTCATACTTtatatttattgagaatctatcaacattcagaaaactaaaatcatggcatctggtcccatcacttcatggcaaatagatggggaaacagtttttttgttttttggggggctgactttattttggggggctccaaaatcactgcagatggtgcatgatgcagatggtgactacagccatgaaattaaaagacacttattccttggaaggaaagttatgacaaacctaaacaccatattaaaaagcagagacattactttgccaacaaaggtccgtctggtcaaggctatggtttttccagtggtcatgaatggatgtgagagctggactataaataaagttgagagccgaagcattgatgcttttgaactggggtattggagaagactcttgagagtcccttggactgcaaggagatccaaccagtccatcctaaaggagatcagtcctgggtgttcattggaagaactgatgttgaagctgaaactccaatactttggccacctgatgcaaagagctgactcatttgaaaagaccctgatgctgggaaagattgaaggcaggaggaaaaggggatgacagcagatgagatggttggatggcatcaccgactcaatggacatgagtttgggtaaactctgggagttggtgatagacagggaggcctggtgtgctgcagtctatggggttgcaaagagtcagacacgactgagcaactgaactgagatgaactCTGTGACTATAACCATaaaaatataagttaaaatatGACATGTAAAAtagttatgaaaattaaaaaatcatgagaCCACTGAAACAGTTACAAAGAGCTAAGATCACTCCTACTTTACACGTGAGAAAAATGTGACAGCTACATGTTAAAATAAGATCATGTGATCAGTAGGAAAGATATAACTCAAGCCAGGGAGTTTGACCTTGCCTTGTGTTTTATTCACAATGTCTTAGACAAGTCAAAGTATTAGGTATAAATCATTATCACAAAATATCAACAAAAAGAGGGTGAGTGCTAAATTGGTGGTAGTAAGAAGGACACCATGATGAAGAATCAGCAAACTATGCACTTTGCAAGAGAAAACAGTCCTTGAATTCCAAGCTTTCACATAAAGTCCTATCCATTCTATTCACTTACTCACTCTGAGAAAAATAGATTCTCCATTATTATGAAAGTTTCTAGTCCCTTAAACATACTAAATTCTTCTATTTATCACCTACTAAACTAGCTCCTTAGGACTGAATTCCATCTCAAGAATCATATCAGTTACCAATTGTTGATGCTACTTCCAACATGAATCTTGACTCTATCATATCTGTGCCATTTCCCTGGTCCATCTTACCTGGATGACCACAGTCACCTCTGCACATATCTCCCTGGGTCTGTTCTTGCCCAACTTCTACTTGTACTCCTCCATGGGACTATcagggttattttttttaaagtatgaatcACTCTTGTGTATACAGATTAAAGAcaccccttatatgtggaatctaaaaagaaatgatacaaatgaacttacaaaacagaaacagactcagggacttagagaatgagcttatggttgccaggggaagggaggggggaaaGGATAGTTTGGAAGTTTGGGACAGGCATGTAaacatgtttatgtatggctgaatcccttcattgtttacctgaaattattataactttgttaattggctataccccaatacaaaataaaatgttaaaaaaaaaaaaaaaacagctctcaATTAGAGTCTATATGGGATTCCAtggagactcagtggtaaagaatcggcctgcaatgcaggagaggtgggttcgatccctgggtcagaaagatcccctggagaaggaaatggcaacccacctcagtattcttgcctaggaaaccccatggacaggtagcccggcaggctacagcccatggggtcacaaaagagacagacatgactcagttaacaaacaacaacaacagtagtcCATATTCCCTGAAAGGCCAAACAGGACTTGGAACCTGTTTCTCTCTCCAAGCGTCTCTCGTTCAGTACCGTCCTCACCAGTTGTCCTTCAGCTTCTTAGAAATTACAAGCTCTTTCCTGTTTCAAATATTCTGCATATTTTATATTGCTCAGGTAGCTCTTCATCCCTCCTCAATTGGGTAATTTACATTTGTCTTTCAAAACTGAGCTTAAAATTCACAGACTCAGAAGGCTTTCTTTAACTACCAATCTACATGAGAACcactgtccatttttttttcctttaggatgcttTTCACTATTTATAGTtacatctattttatttatttattggctatgccacgaaacttgtgggaacttagttccctgaccaaagactGAACCCAGGCTCTGGGCAGTGAGAGCggggagtcccaaccactggatagCCAGGGAATTTTCCACCCACCTTTCAATGCTCCTTATGAGTGTAACTGAATGTGGTCAGGTATTTTATATACTATGTACTTCCCTGTATGAATGGGagctagcacagtgcctggcacataatagacacGAGAGGGAAtggttctttctctcttccaaaattttcttttacatcaaggtaacatgggtttgggtagactcagggagtaggtgatggacagtgaggccttcgattcatggggtcgcaaagagtcggacacgactgagtgacggaactgaactgaactgaatgttaatcCTTAGCCTctactctctcctttcttctcaagTTTCAGGGAGGAAGTTAATCTAATTGGAGAATGAACCAGaataaaattctctctttttcttagaaGATTCAATGACCAGTACTTGTATCTCTTGTTCTCCTGTTCCACCAGTCATTCTTAGGTGGGAAGTACTGACCTGGTCCTGCACTGCTTGTGACTGAAAAGGTAATTATGTTCATTTTGAGGTTTAGGAAGTCCATTATCCACTGACACAGAAATTACATCCCGtaatttctgttttatgaaaAATAGGGTGATGTTTTGGCTACACAAATATCTCCTGTCTCAACTGCTTCACAACCTGGGTGGGAAAGAGGGAAATATATGTTGGGCCTTCTCAAAGATGCTGCATCTcctgaaaagaagggaaggaaaaagaagctgGATACCATATGTctgggcttccgaggtggtgctagtggtagagaacctacctgccaatgcaggagatgtaaagagacatgggttcgatcactgggtcgggaagatcccctggaggagggcacagcaacccactccagtattcttgcttagagaatcccttggacagaggagcctggtgggctacagtccatagggtcgcaaagaattggacgtgccTGAAGCTATTTAGTGCACTCCATACGTCTATATGCCTAAATTTTCCCTTTAATGTTTCCCATTGGTTAGGTTGCTCCTGTTTCTCAAGAGAAGGAAGTGGGATGGTGAAGCAGAGCAAATGCAGAATTACTGCCCAAATGGAACTTGCCTAACATTGAAGGAAACAtcagaaatgggaaagaaaagtgCTATTTTAACAACATGTTATCAGTACATACTTGGTGATTTAATTTATGAATGAAAGACTAATACATGGTATGATAAACTGAGCAACTAATTTCTTTTGGTCAAGGGCTGTAACATTGTAAAGGCAAGGAGTCCCCAGTGACCACATCAGAACTACCTTACCTGATTTTTCATAATTTCAGATAACGAAAAAAACCACAGAATGGAGCTCTATAACTCCACCTTGGAAAGTGGTTTCATCTTGGTGGGGATTCTGACTGACAGTGGGTCTCCTGGACTGCTCTACACTACAATCTCAGTCCTGTACACTCTGGCCCTAACCAGCAATGGCCTGCTGCTCCTGGTCATCACAATGGATGCCCGGCTCCATGTGCCCATGTACCTCCTGCTCAGCCAGCTTTCTCTCATGGATTTGATGCTTACATCTGTAGTTATTCCTAAAACACTTGTGGATTATCTGCGTGGAGAGAATGCCATCTCCTTTGAGGGCTGTGCCCTTCAGATGTTCCTAGTACTGACCCTTGGTGGTGCAGAGGGCCTCTTATTGGCCTTCATGGCCTATGACAGGTACGTAGCCATTTGTCATCCTCTGAACTACATGGTGCTCATGAGGCCCAGGATCTGCTGGCTCATGATGGCCACATCTTGGACCCTGGCATTCCTGAATTCTGTGATACACACTTCATATACCATGCATTTTCCTTTCTGCATGACCCGGGAAATCAGGCACCTCCTCTGTGAGATCCCACCCTTGCTGAAATTGGCCTGTGCAGAAACCTCCAGATACGAGTTCATGGTGTATGTGTCAGGTTCCGTCTTTCTCATGCCTTCCCTTGCTGCTATACTTGCCTCCTATACATTTGTCCTAGTTGCTGTCCTCCACATGTCCTCAGGAGAAGGAAGGCAGAAAGCCCTCTTCACATGTTCTTCTCATCTGACTGTGGTGGGAATGTACTACGGAGCTGCCATGTTTATGTATGTCCAGCCCGGCTCCTACCACAGTCCCCGACAGGACAACATCCTCTCTGTATTTTACACCGTCATTACTCCAGCACTGAACCCTCTCATCTATAGTCTGAGAAACAAGGAGGTAATGGGGGCCTTCAGGAGAGTATTGGGGAGGTTTTCTTTTATCCAGGATGGTGGCTGCCAGTGTCATATTGAAGCCCTACAACTCCTAGATGGAGCTTCATATCCGGTCTTGGTTTTATGTGGTTCTTCTACATTatgaactcttgcctggaaaatcccatggacagaggagcctggtaggctacagtccatggggtcgcaaagagttggacacgactgagcgacttcacttcactctacaTTATGAAAATCCTGAAAATCTGCCACATTAGTCCTCATTTGGTCTTAGAGACACAATTTTGTCTCCATCAGCTCTGTATTTTGATAGTTAAGAAGCATTCATTTCTCTGATCAATATTCCAGGATAtgtttgaaattctttttctgttctgacaGAGTGACCTTACATTTtacttcagtattttcttttcttaccctATGACAATCCTACACCCAATCACAGAGAAAGTTAGCCAGATTTTTTGGACAGCTCaatttaaagcagaaataaaaagtagagaggaaaatgaagataaaatgaagatACAAATGTTGAATTTTACTTGTTGCTATTGACAGAATTTCTCAGTTCTTACCTTCTTATTAGTAAGCATTTGTAGTCATATAATATTAGACACTTTACTGTGGGCAGACCTTCCCAGGTTTATATCAGTCCTAGACACTGGGAAAAGAAATTCTTATCAGTTACCTATGCCTTGGTTTCTGCATCAACTCCTCAAGCTACTCATGTTGTATCAGGACAGCCAAGTactttcttttcaccttatttacaAATAAATCACATTATAAATTATTGATGCCTTAAAGGTCATATGTGAAAGCAGCCAGCACACTTGGTAATGAGCATCATAATTCAAGAGCTCCCTGCTGGGAACATACTCCTTTAAAGCCTCAGCCCTGATTGGTACTCCTGAATAGGAATTAATGGTCAAAATCAACATCTGAAATGGAAGCAGTCTTACCAATGGAAGCATCATCACCACTTACACGTTTCCCAGTGACCTTGTTTTTCCTTTATGACCTCCTTTCTGCCTCAGACCCTTTGAagatttctgaaatttaaaattaaattatgaatttaaaatgaaCTCCTCTGCTCCACATACCTTGCCTGGAAACTTTTAGCTACTCTGTAATGCTTGAAGCTAATTACAtaaggaaacaaattttaaaaagatacctttccatgaaaaaaaaaaaaaaaaagaactaatattTCCTTTGGACAAGATTTAGCAAAGATACAATCTATCAGCAAGTTCtgtggtatttttctttccctaaaaACATCCCAGTTTTCAACACTCAAATATTCCACTCTGGTCCCAATTACCATTATCTCTGCCCTGGACTTTTACTATAGCAGATTACTAACTGGTCTTCATAATACCAGGAGCTAGATAATATACCCTTATTTTAATGCATAATGTATCCACAagtgatatatacatatgtacatatgtataagggctttcctggtaactcaactggtaaagaatcctcctgtaaggCAGGagtccctggttcaattcctgggttgggaagatcccctggagcagggataggttacccactccagtattcttggatttctctggtggctcagacagtaaagaaaagaatctgcctgcattgcgggagactgGGTTCCATggaggagcatggcaacccactccactgttcttgcctggagaatccccatggacagaggagtctgataggctaaagtccatgggtcacagagtcagacatgattaagcaactaaacacagcacagcatgtatatatataaataaactagttctatatatgtacatataacatTCTTACGTATTCACCATCTAGCATTAGCAACACCACTGACgcctttgcttctcttccctAGTCTCATCTTTCTGCCTCTTATCAAATGTTCCAGGTCCTGATGGCAACAACACAGCCCTTAGCTGTTTtatctcaccacacacacatcacaatCTGGATACGTAGCTAGGTTtgtttattacatttttctttcaatttttatgaatttattttaaattttttattttattttaaattacataaaatatttacctGATTAAAAAATCAACCTATGAAGTAATACCTCTCCCGAGAAGTCTAGCTGGTGTTTTTGCCCTCTCCAAACTCTTCAGTCCCATTCCCTACAGCTAATGATATATACATGCTGCTTGCATAATAactatttttttgaaatttattgagaTTATGTTTGTAACAATATTTGTGAATGTTCTATGTACACTGGAAAGAGATATACTTTTTATTATGATAGCTTGCAGTTTGATATGTATTTGTGCTTTTTAATTGATTGTAtctttagcttttttatttttgctattttttgtcCATTTGCTCTGTCTTGAACTGGGAAAGGTTTATCAAAATCTCCTCCTTTATATGTGTATTTCTCTATCCCTCATTGCAGCTTCTGTacagtctgttttttaaaagttattattggATATATAAATATTAGTTACTTTAAGCCTTTAGAATTATAAAGATTAAAGCAGGACAAATacaatccccatttcacagataaaatgACTGCTTCTCAGAAAGAGTTGATGGTTTTCCATATTTATACAACTATGAAGTGTTCTAATTAGAAATGATCTCTCCTTTGTTTCTGCTGGACAGATTATCTTTATTCAGTGCTAACTGAGTGAATATTACTCTAATTTTCAGCTGCCTTTAACAGAGAAATCATCAGCGATCTGTATTGTTCAATTACCCTTTGACATCATTGTAAAAATGTATTATTGTTGATTgtacaaaagtaaaaacaaagtaGCATCAATGAAATAACTGTGAATTAAAAAAAGTCCATACACATCGCTATAGAATTGTGACATATTTTTGAAGATCTATAGCTAACAGAGTGCTTCCCTGAtactgagctggtaaagaatctgcctgcattgcaggagaacccgcttcaattcttgggttgggaagttcccctggagaagaaataggctacccactccagtattctttggcttccctgttggctcagatggtaaagaatccgcatgcaatgagggagacctaggttcgatccctggggtgggaggatcacctggacgagggcatggcaatccactccagtcagtattcttgcctggtgaatccccatggacagaggaacctggctggctgtactccatggggtcacaaagagtcggacacgactgagtgactaagcacagcacacagcacatagctaacagggaagaaagaaaatgaaagtcgctcaatcgtgtctaactctttgcgaccccatggactgtgaattctccaggccagaatactggagtggctaaccattcccttctccagaacaggagaaacatatcaaaatatgcttttgatatattataaaaaaaatagcaaacagGAGAAACatatcaaaagaagaaataaatcaatCAGTAAGTACACAATCAGATATGTGTGcccatgagtgtgtgtatgtgtgtacccCAAGATTTACACAACAAGAGTTTTTACTCCCAgatgaaatataaataacttgTGTGAGAAATAAATCCTGATCAAAAGTCCCTGGACTTTGATTTTTTCTCTAATTGCCATCATAAGACTTTTCTTCACCCATTTGCCCTAAGGATAAGATATTCCAATAGCTAACTTTCTACTCCAACAATTATAAAGTTGAAATTGATTAAATATGTTCccattcctagaagaaaataggGCAAAATTCCTTAACACTGGTCTTTGCAATTATCTTTCGGATCTCAGACCAAAGACatagacaacaaaagcaaaagaaacaagtagggctacatcaaactaaaaatcctctccacagcaaaggaaaccatcagaaaaataaaagggaaacctACAACACAATgggtgaaatattttcaaattgtattatatatatatatg comes from Cervus elaphus chromosome 1, mCerEla1.1, whole genome shotgun sequence and encodes:
- the LOC122701921 gene encoding olfactory receptor 2AG1-like, which translates into the protein MELYNSTLESGFILVGILTDSGSPGLLYTTISVLYTLALTSNGLLLLVITMDARLHVPMYLLLSQLSLMDLMLTSVVIPKTLVDYLRGENAISFEGCALQMFLVLTLGGAEGLLLAFMAYDRYVAICHPLNYMVLMRPRICWLMMATSWTLAFLNSVIHTSYTMHFPFCMTREIRHLLCEIPPLLKLACAETSRYEFMVYVSGSVFLMPSLAAILASYTFVLVAVLHMSSGEGRQKALFTCSSHLTVVGMYYGAAMFMYVQPGSYHSPRQDNILSVFYTVITPALNPLIYSLRNKEVMGAFRRVLGRFSFIQDGGCQCHIEALQLLDGASYPVLVLCGSSTL